One region of Vibrio cidicii genomic DNA includes:
- a CDS encoding glycine C-acetyltransferase gives MSSAFYQQIRNQLEEVKAEGLYKSERIITSDQQAAVKIASGEEVLNFCANNYLGLANHPALIEAAKEGMDSHGFGMASVRFICGTQDIHKQLEQKLSQFLGKEDTILYTSCFDANAGLFETLLDKEDAIISDALNHASIIDGVRLCKAMRFRYSNNNMQELEEQLIAAKAAGARNILVVTDGVFSMDGVVANLPAICDLAEKYGALTMVDDSHAVGFMGPTGAGTHEYHNVVDRIDIITGTLGKAMGGASGGYTAGKKEVIDWLRQRSRPYLFSNSVAPAIVAASIRVLDLLQESGDLRARLWENAAHFRTRMTEAGFTMAGADHAIIPIMLGDAKVAAEFAERALAKGIYVIGFSFPVVPKGQARIRTQMSAAHSREQLDKAIDAFIEVGKEMGII, from the coding sequence ATGTCTTCAGCATTTTACCAACAGATCCGCAATCAACTTGAAGAAGTGAAAGCGGAAGGCCTGTACAAATCTGAGCGCATCATTACCTCTGATCAGCAAGCGGCGGTGAAAATCGCCAGCGGCGAAGAAGTGCTGAACTTCTGCGCCAACAACTATCTGGGCCTAGCCAATCACCCGGCGCTGATTGAAGCGGCCAAAGAGGGGATGGACAGCCACGGTTTTGGTATGGCGTCGGTACGCTTTATCTGTGGTACGCAAGACATTCACAAACAGCTTGAGCAGAAGCTTTCGCAATTCTTGGGTAAAGAAGACACCATTCTTTACACCTCCTGCTTTGATGCCAACGCTGGCCTGTTTGAAACCCTGCTGGATAAAGAAGACGCCATCATCTCTGACGCGCTGAACCACGCTTCGATCATCGACGGCGTGCGTCTGTGTAAAGCCATGCGTTTTCGCTACAGCAACAACAACATGCAAGAGCTGGAAGAGCAGCTTATCGCGGCAAAAGCAGCGGGCGCGCGCAACATTCTAGTCGTGACCGATGGCGTGTTCTCAATGGACGGTGTGGTTGCCAACCTACCAGCCATTTGTGACCTAGCGGAAAAATATGGCGCATTGACCATGGTCGATGACTCGCACGCAGTCGGCTTTATGGGCCCAACAGGTGCAGGCACGCACGAATATCACAACGTGGTGGATCGTATCGACATCATTACAGGTACGCTTGGCAAAGCGATGGGCGGCGCATCGGGCGGTTACACAGCGGGTAAAAAAGAGGTGATCGACTGGTTGCGTCAGCGCTCTCGTCCGTACCTATTTTCTAACTCGGTAGCACCGGCGATCGTTGCTGCCTCCATTCGCGTGTTGGATCTACTGCAAGAGAGCGGCGATCTGCGTGCTCGCCTGTGGGAAAACGCGGCGCACTTTCGCACTCGCATGACTGAGGCTGGCTTCACAATGGCAGGCGCCGATCACGCCATCATCCCCATCATGCTAGGTGATGCCAAAGTGGCGGCGGAGTTTGCTGAGCGCGCACTAGCCAAAGGCATCTACGTGATCGGTTTTTCATTCCCAGTGGTACCCAAAGGCCAAGCGCGTATCCGCACTCAGATGTCGGCCGCACACTCTCGCGAGCAGCTTGATAAAGCCATTGATGCGTTTATCGAAGTCGGCAAAGAGATGGGCATTATCTAA
- the tdh gene encoding L-threonine 3-dehydrogenase, translating to MKIKALSKLKPEEGIWMTEVDKPELGHNDLLIRIKKTAICGTDVHIYNWDEWSQKTIPVPMVVGHEYVGEVVGIGQEVRGFAIGDRVSGEGHITCGHCRNCRGGRTHLCRNTIGVGVNRTGAFAEYLVIPAFNAFKIPDGISDDLASIFDPFGNAVHTALSFDLVGEDVLITGAGPIGIMAAAVAKHVGARHVVITDVNEYRLDLARKMGVTRAVNVAEQKLDDVMAELGMTEGFDVGLEMSGNPSAFNSMLKTMNHGGRIALLGIPPSDMGIDWNQVIFKGLVIKGIYGREMFETWYKMASLIQSGLDLTPIITHHFKVDDFQKGFDAMRSGASGKVILDWE from the coding sequence ATGAAAATCAAAGCATTATCAAAGCTTAAGCCTGAAGAAGGCATCTGGATGACCGAAGTGGACAAGCCTGAACTTGGCCACAACGATCTACTGATCCGCATTAAGAAAACCGCTATTTGTGGCACAGACGTGCACATTTACAACTGGGACGAATGGTCACAAAAAACCATTCCAGTGCCTATGGTCGTCGGCCATGAATACGTTGGCGAAGTGGTCGGTATCGGCCAAGAAGTGCGTGGTTTTGCCATCGGTGACCGTGTTTCTGGCGAAGGCCACATCACGTGTGGTCACTGCCGTAACTGCCGTGGTGGCCGCACGCATTTGTGCCGCAACACCATCGGTGTTGGCGTTAACCGCACTGGCGCGTTTGCTGAATACTTGGTGATTCCAGCGTTCAACGCATTCAAAATCCCAGATGGCATTTCTGACGATCTCGCGTCCATCTTCGACCCATTCGGTAACGCAGTGCACACCGCGCTGTCGTTTGATCTCGTGGGTGAAGATGTACTGATCACCGGCGCAGGCCCAATCGGCATTATGGCCGCCGCTGTGGCGAAACACGTTGGTGCGCGCCACGTAGTGATCACCGATGTGAACGAATACCGCTTGGATCTTGCGCGTAAAATGGGCGTGACTCGCGCTGTTAACGTGGCAGAGCAAAAGCTGGATGATGTGATGGCTGAGCTGGGCATGACAGAAGGCTTCGATGTGGGCCTAGAGATGTCGGGCAACCCTTCGGCGTTTAACTCAATGTTAAAAACCATGAACCACGGCGGCCGCATTGCTCTGTTGGGTATTCCACCCTCAGACATGGGCATCGACTGGAACCAAGTGATCTTCAAAGGCTTAGTGATCAAAGGGATCTACGGCCGTGAGATGTTCGAAACTTGGTATAAGATGGCGAGCCTGATTCAATCTGGCCTCGATTTAACGCCAATTATCACCCATCACTTCAAAGTGGACGACTTCCAAAAAGGCTTCGACGCTATGCGTAGCGGGGCTTCCGGTAAAGTCATCCTCGATTGGGAATAA
- a CDS encoding SRPBCC domain-containing protein, translating to MLTLNYHIEIDATPEKVWQVLTDLELYKQWATAFSPQSQFAGDWREGEDIKFFDPEMGGTRAVIDAIEPSRNIELHHVAIFNPDHVQDIDSDVACKWIGSKERYQLRPKEGKLLLMVTITTHSDFVSMFNHGWERALPLIKVLSER from the coding sequence ATGTTGACCTTGAATTATCATATTGAGATAGACGCCACACCGGAGAAGGTGTGGCAGGTGTTGACGGATCTGGAACTTTACAAACAGTGGGCAACCGCTTTCTCACCGCAATCACAATTTGCTGGAGATTGGCGTGAAGGTGAAGATATCAAATTTTTTGACCCTGAAATGGGCGGGACCCGGGCTGTCATCGATGCTATTGAGCCCAGTCGTAATATCGAGCTTCATCATGTGGCGATTTTCAATCCAGATCACGTACAAGATATCGACAGTGATGTTGCCTGCAAATGGATTGGCTCCAAAGAGCGTTATCAACTGCGCCCCAAAGAGGGCAAACTACTGCTAATGGTGACCATCACCACCCATAGTGACTTTGTCTCCATGTTCAATCACGGTTGGGAAAGGGCATTACCGCTGATTAAAGTGCTCAGTGAACGCTAG
- a CDS encoding S8 family serine peptidase: MHYTTTKTKGIFSLSAIAVAITASASALAAPGIGFNEADLPTKYIVKFKDDLQTRSTMASNPFFGPNLVREAVLNQVNARQVEKLGRQALYSVEIDSNELAALQNNAEVEYVEIDPPRYLLSETTPWGYGAVNAQRLDDGSAGNRTVCIIDSGYDLNHNDLSGNRVNGSNDSGTGAWSDPGNNNAHGTHVAGTIAAIANGEGVKGIMPNQNVNLHIVKVFNESGWGYSSSLVKAIQTCADNGANVVNMSLGGSQSSRTEETALKAIYDQGVLLIAAAGNSGNTAHSYPASYDSVVSVAAVDNHNDHAAFSQATNQVEVAAPGMAILSTVTVGEGILSDISLSGNSYFDRGVVPHNRLIVSGSNYAPAPVAGSVTAPLASCDVSSGSYNCGDMSNKVCLTERIDNQTATLDPEIDAVKACYNAGAKAAIVYSNQALPGLQNPFVLDDNNRYRMVSVTVDRQLGLELANQVGSSVTVSTETGKDYEYYNGTSMATPHVTGVAALVWSYHPTCSAQQVRKALRATATDIDVAGRDNRTGYGLINADAAKAYLDASCDGPTGPVDPDGNALENGVAKGPLSGDEKTSAVFTFDVPADATQATFNLSGGTGDADMYVRFNGTPTTSSYDCRSWQSGNGESCNLNVTQAGTYEVLVYGYAAYSGASLTATHNGSDQPTDGQTPSSYTNANAVAIPDNSSAGAVSEINVLRSGDAGNVSVDLNISHTYIGDLKVTLISPTGGQVVLHNNSGGSANDIRTTLSADFTGYEAKGTWQLKVVDSAKQDTGTINSWTLSFQ, from the coding sequence ATGCACTACACAACAACAAAAACCAAAGGGATTTTTTCCCTGTCTGCTATCGCTGTGGCGATCACCGCATCAGCATCAGCGCTCGCTGCACCCGGTATTGGCTTCAACGAGGCAGACCTTCCAACCAAATACATAGTAAAGTTCAAAGACGACCTTCAAACACGTTCGACCATGGCAAGCAACCCGTTTTTCGGCCCGAATTTGGTCCGAGAAGCGGTGCTTAACCAAGTCAACGCGCGCCAAGTGGAAAAACTCGGCCGTCAGGCACTGTACAGCGTTGAAATCGATAGCAACGAGCTTGCTGCACTGCAAAACAACGCCGAAGTGGAATACGTGGAAATTGACCCTCCGCGCTATCTGCTGAGTGAAACCACCCCATGGGGCTACGGCGCGGTCAACGCGCAGCGACTGGATGACGGCAGCGCAGGCAACCGCACTGTGTGTATCATTGACTCCGGCTACGACCTCAATCACAACGATTTGAGTGGTAACCGCGTCAATGGCAGCAACGACAGTGGCACTGGCGCGTGGAGCGATCCGGGCAACAATAACGCCCACGGCACCCACGTGGCAGGCACCATTGCGGCAATTGCTAACGGCGAAGGGGTGAAAGGGATCATGCCGAATCAGAATGTCAATCTGCACATCGTTAAAGTGTTTAACGAGTCGGGTTGGGGTTACTCTTCCAGCTTGGTCAAAGCGATTCAAACCTGTGCCGATAACGGCGCTAATGTCGTTAACATGAGCTTAGGTGGTAGCCAGTCCAGCCGCACGGAAGAGACCGCACTGAAAGCGATTTACGATCAAGGCGTGTTGCTGATTGCCGCCGCTGGTAACTCGGGCAACACCGCGCACAGCTATCCGGCCTCTTACGACTCTGTGGTTTCAGTGGCGGCGGTGGACAACCACAACGATCACGCGGCATTTTCTCAGGCGACAAACCAAGTTGAAGTTGCCGCGCCGGGCATGGCCATTTTGTCGACCGTGACGGTAGGCGAAGGGATTTTGTCGGACATTTCACTCTCTGGTAACAGCTACTTTGATCGTGGTGTCGTACCGCACAACCGCTTGATCGTCAGCGGCAGCAATTACGCGCCAGCACCGGTTGCAGGCAGTGTCACTGCGCCACTGGCAAGTTGTGATGTCTCATCAGGCAGCTACAACTGTGGCGATATGAGCAACAAAGTCTGTCTCACCGAACGTATTGACAACCAAACCGCGACGCTCGATCCGGAAATCGATGCGGTCAAAGCCTGTTACAACGCTGGCGCGAAAGCGGCGATTGTCTACAGTAACCAAGCGCTACCGGGCCTGCAAAACCCGTTTGTGCTGGATGACAACAACCGCTACCGCATGGTGTCGGTGACTGTCGACCGTCAGCTTGGTTTGGAACTGGCTAACCAAGTGGGGAGCAGCGTCACTGTGTCCACCGAAACGGGCAAAGATTATGAGTACTACAACGGTACTTCCATGGCGACCCCACATGTCACCGGTGTTGCCGCGCTGGTGTGGAGTTACCATCCAACCTGCAGCGCGCAGCAAGTGCGTAAAGCGCTTCGCGCTACCGCCACCGACATCGACGTTGCTGGCCGCGATAACCGTACTGGCTATGGTTTGATCAATGCCGATGCGGCGAAAGCGTATCTGGATGCTAGCTGTGACGGCCCAACAGGACCTGTCGATCCTGATGGAAACGCGCTGGAAAACGGCGTAGCCAAAGGCCCACTCTCTGGCGATGAGAAAACCAGTGCCGTGTTTACTTTCGACGTTCCAGCCGACGCCACTCAAGCCACCTTTAATTTAAGCGGCGGCACGGGTGATGCGGATATGTATGTGCGCTTTAACGGCACGCCGACCACCAGCAGCTACGATTGTCGATCTTGGCAAAGTGGCAACGGTGAAAGCTGTAATCTTAATGTCACCCAAGCGGGCACCTATGAAGTGCTGGTCTATGGTTACGCGGCTTATTCCGGCGCTTCATTAACCGCTACGCATAACGGCAGCGATCAACCGACGGACGGCCAAACGCCTTCGAGCTACACCAATGCCAACGCAGTGGCGATCCCTGACAACTCATCGGCAGGCGCGGTGAGTGAAATCAATGTGCTGCGCAGCGGCGATGCGGGTAATGTCAGCGTCGATCTGAACATCAGCCATACTTATATCGGCGATCTCAAGGTCACTTTGATCTCCCCAACGGGCGGCCAAGTGGTTCTGCACAATAACAGCGGCGGTTCTGCCAACGACATTCGCACCACACTATCGGCCGATTTTACTGGCTATGAGGCGAAGGGAACTTGGCAACTTAAAGTTGTTGACAGTGCCAAACAAGACACGGGCACCATCAATAGCTGGACCCTGTCATTTCAATAA
- a CDS encoding IS3 family transposase (programmed frameshift), which translates to MKNRTRRTFSAEFKLEAAQLVTEHGHSVIEAAKAMNVSKSAMDRWVRQLKQEQRGISPKASPLTPEQIEIRELKKRIANLEEHNEILKKGYCSLDVGLTEQFSMIEKLRKSFSVKTLCHVFSVHRSSYKYWHNRDKQLSPEQVKLHSIVSDMHEASHGSAGARTIADMVTNIEGIPLSRYRASKLMKLLGLVSCQSPKHKYRKAEQEHLEIPNLLGRQFAVTQPNQVWVGDVTYVWVGHRWMYLAVVMDLFARKPIGWAMSLSPDSKLTGKALMMAFESRGRPKGVMFHSDQGSHYTSRYYRQLLWRCQITQSLSRRGNCWDNAPMERFFRSLKSEWVPKAGYRSFAEAQQEIIRYIIGYYSQLRPHQYNGGLTPNESERLYWESSRTVANFS; encoded by the exons ATGAAAAATCGCACAAGACGAACTTTTAGTGCAGAGTTCAAGCTTGAAGCAGCACAATTAGTAACAGAGCACGGCCATTCGGTGATCGAAGCCGCTAAAGCAATGAATGTCAGTAAATCAGCAATGGATCGCTGGGTACGACAGCTTAAGCAAGAGCAACGAGGTATATCGCCGAAAGCCTCTCCGCTTACTCCAGAACAAATAGAAATTCGTGAACTCAAGAAGAGAATCGCTAACCTTGAGGAGCACAATGAAATTTTAAAAAAGG GCTACTGCTCTCTTGATGTCGGACTCACTGAACAATTCTCGATGATCGAGAAACTCAGGAAGAGCTTTAGTGTAAAAACCTTATGCCATGTGTTCAGTGTTCATCGTAGTAGCTACAAGTATTGGCATAACAGAGACAAACAACTCTCGCCAGAGCAGGTGAAATTGCACTCTATTGTGAGTGACATGCATGAAGCTAGCCACGGCTCAGCAGGTGCACGTACGATTGCTGATATGGTAACCAATATTGAGGGCATACCGCTTAGCCGTTATCGAGCAAGTAAGCTAATGAAATTATTAGGCTTAGTGAGCTGCCAGTCACCTAAACATAAATACAGAAAGGCCGAACAAGAGCATCTTGAGATCCCCAATCTTTTAGGGCGGCAATTTGCTGTGACTCAACCGAATCAGGTTTGGGTTGGTGATGTCACCTATGTATGGGTTGGTCATCGTTGGATGTATTTGGCTGTTGTCATGGATCTGTTTGCACGAAAACCTATTGGTTGGGCAATGTCACTATCGCCAGACAGCAAGCTCACTGGAAAAGCATTGATGATGGCCTTTGAATCTAGGGGCAGGCCCAAAGGGGTCATGTTCCACAGTGATCAGGGTAGCCATTATACGAGTCGCTATTATCGTCAGTTACTATGGCGTTGTCAGATTACACAAAGCTTATCAAGACGAGGCAATTGTTGGGATAATGCGCCGATGGAGCGCTTCTTTAGAAGCCTGAAAAGCGAATGGGTTCCCAAGGCGGGTTATCGTAGTTTTGCAGAGGCTCAACAAGAGATCATTCGATACATTATTGGATATTACAGCCAACTTAGGCCACATCAGTATAACGGTGGGTTAACGCCCAATGAATCGGAACGCTTGTATTGGGAAAGCTCTAGAACCGTGGCCAATTTTAGTTGA
- a CDS encoding phosphatase, translating to MELKIDTHTHTYASGHAYSTLIENAQCAKENGLAMFCSTDHAESMPGAPHYWFFSNQRVLPRFIHDVAILRGVEANILNTEGEIDIPLSVDPNLDWVIASFHEPVFAPSSKEAHTQALINVIKSGRVDALGHLGNPHFDFDFTAVLQCAKEYDVAIEINNSTLRGHSRVGSVERCYEIARVGKAIGVYFTTGSDAHFCQDVGKLDLASELLDTVGIEATQVITHSAKQFLAFLALRGRGEIAEFAHLSL from the coding sequence ATGGAACTGAAGATTGATACGCACACCCATACTTACGCCAGTGGCCATGCTTACAGCACACTGATTGAAAACGCACAATGTGCTAAAGAAAATGGCTTAGCTATGTTTTGCAGCACCGATCATGCGGAATCGATGCCGGGAGCGCCACACTATTGGTTTTTCTCCAACCAGCGTGTGTTGCCGCGTTTTATTCACGACGTTGCGATTCTTCGGGGTGTCGAAGCAAACATCTTGAACACCGAGGGCGAAATTGATATTCCGCTCAGCGTGGACCCCAACCTGGATTGGGTGATCGCTAGCTTTCACGAGCCCGTGTTTGCGCCTTCAAGCAAAGAAGCCCATACCCAAGCTTTGATTAATGTGATCAAAAGTGGCCGCGTCGATGCGCTTGGCCATCTGGGTAATCCGCACTTTGATTTCGATTTCACGGCCGTGCTGCAATGCGCCAAAGAGTATGACGTGGCGATTGAGATCAACAACTCCACCTTACGTGGCCACAGCCGAGTGGGCAGTGTCGAGCGCTGTTACGAAATCGCCCGAGTCGGCAAAGCCATTGGCGTCTATTTCACGACCGGAAGTGATGCCCATTTTTGTCAAGATGTCGGAAAACTCGATCTGGCCAGTGAGCTGCTGGATACGGTTGGCATTGAAGCCACTCAGGTGATCACGCATTCTGCCAAACAGTTTCTCGCCTTTCTTGCGCTGCGCGGTCGAGGAGAGATTGCCGAATTTGCCCATTTGAGTCTGTGA
- a CDS encoding cytochrome b562 has product MKFGSILLSSALILSSFHGAANAAGVDLKQNMQQMKLEFRHAAEAQDISSMQEAVTQLQALVESSKRGIYPAEKDGIYQEGFNKLSVVLSKIDQELKQGDLQQAKQALREIDQLREEYHDKRNPSIWSKLFG; this is encoded by the coding sequence ATGAAGTTTGGTTCAATTTTGCTTAGCTCAGCACTGATTTTGTCTTCCTTCCACGGCGCAGCGAATGCGGCAGGAGTGGACTTAAAACAAAACATGCAACAGATGAAGCTGGAGTTTCGTCATGCAGCAGAAGCGCAAGATATCAGCAGCATGCAGGAGGCGGTGACGCAACTGCAAGCACTGGTTGAAAGCTCTAAGCGAGGCATCTACCCTGCCGAGAAAGATGGCATTTACCAAGAAGGTTTTAACAAGCTGTCGGTCGTGCTGAGTAAAATCGATCAAGAGCTAAAGCAGGGCGATCTGCAACAAGCAAAACAAGCACTGCGTGAGATTGACCAGTTGCGCGAAGAGTATCACGACAAGCGTAACCCGAGCATCTGGAGCAAGCTGTTCGGCTAA
- a CDS encoding MFS transporter, producing the protein MQEESLFQRERVRRFNFSVWTVLSGTLLARTSYFMAWPFLIVFLYQDYGASAAQIGGMLAGSAIVGALTGLYSGYLSDKFGRKWVMVCGSLVAAAAYSGIALASELWHFYFLILLAGLMRPMIEAPAKAVLGDNLADVKDRELAMNIRYFLLNLGGAIGPLLGVTIGLSSPQHLFYITGVTYLFYTGWLFFGIERKQAFSKPDPSQLPNFRATLKVISRDAIFVKLMIANFLMMFVYAQLDSSIPQVIVRSDIIDAAKIVAGLVLVNTMTIIVFQFPMLKWLEHVPLFARTRIGMILMALAQVGFMLTPADMPLGWGLACFVMSLGEVIAFPTLNVQIDRLAPAHLRGSYFGAAALYSLGFAVSPLIGGMMLDSLSSNWLFGLCFVLCLAMIWLYWLAEHHLQRDVPQPVSAER; encoded by the coding sequence ATGCAAGAAGAGAGTTTGTTTCAAAGAGAGCGTGTCAGGCGGTTCAATTTTTCGGTTTGGACAGTGCTCAGCGGCACTTTGTTGGCGCGAACCAGTTACTTTATGGCGTGGCCATTTCTGATTGTGTTCTTATATCAAGATTACGGCGCGAGCGCGGCGCAAATTGGCGGCATGCTAGCAGGTTCGGCAATTGTAGGCGCCTTGACTGGTCTTTATTCGGGCTATTTGTCAGACAAATTTGGCCGAAAATGGGTGATGGTGTGCGGCAGTTTGGTTGCGGCGGCGGCGTATTCTGGCATCGCACTGGCGAGCGAATTGTGGCACTTCTACTTCCTTATTTTACTGGCGGGCTTAATGCGGCCTATGATTGAAGCGCCTGCCAAAGCGGTGCTTGGCGACAACTTAGCCGATGTAAAAGATCGCGAACTGGCGATGAATATTCGTTATTTCTTACTCAATTTGGGCGGCGCGATTGGCCCACTGCTCGGGGTGACGATTGGGTTGAGCTCACCGCAGCATCTGTTTTACATCACGGGTGTCACGTACCTGTTCTACACCGGCTGGCTGTTTTTTGGCATAGAGCGCAAGCAGGCGTTTAGCAAGCCCGATCCCTCCCAACTGCCGAATTTTCGCGCCACCCTCAAGGTCATCAGCCGTGATGCGATTTTCGTAAAGTTGATGATCGCCAACTTCCTGATGATGTTTGTGTACGCGCAGTTGGATTCGTCTATTCCGCAAGTGATTGTTCGCTCTGACATCATCGACGCGGCGAAGATTGTCGCCGGCTTGGTTTTGGTCAATACCATGACGATCATTGTTTTTCAGTTTCCGATGTTGAAATGGCTGGAGCATGTGCCGCTGTTTGCGCGCACCCGCATCGGCATGATCCTCATGGCGTTGGCGCAGGTTGGCTTTATGCTCACGCCAGCAGATATGCCGCTCGGCTGGGGGCTGGCCTGCTTTGTTATGAGCCTTGGGGAAGTGATTGCCTTTCCTACTCTCAACGTGCAGATTGACCGTTTGGCACCGGCGCACTTGCGCGGATCCTACTTCGGTGCAGCGGCGCTTTATTCGCTCGGTTTTGCGGTGTCTCCGCTGATTGGCGGGATGATGCTTGATTCGTTGAGCTCCAACTGGTTGTTCGGTCTCTGTTTTGTGTTGTGTCTTGCGATGATCTGGCTCTACTGGTTGGCGGAGCATCATTTACAGCGTGATGTGCCACAACCAGTCAGTGCTGAAAGGTAA
- a CDS encoding ATP-binding protein, producing the protein MNIDDWAKEFFSAVNEENILKRRESNTTEFKEIFDWKSKEFKSNIARTAAAFSNRDGGVIIFGVADRPHTVVGVDNYESVDDADISVWFNELFSPSIEFSRSTLQCGTSTIGILQIFESRNKPIICIKDSAKTFDSDIYYRYSARSSKIKSGDLIYLLNDIKENEKVVWLKFLSNIAQVGIENIALLNSVTGELSSANNTFLIDESILGQIQVLDKYSESHEGAPAVKIIGDVVDSAMVVEKTKNIFEEDIFEAFLTESCSAKGIDYISSICTMNSEMYPLYYFLNLDSVKKEERYSYVEHIETRFKNRNRVLSRLSDDGKIKSKKAQYSLTSMGVGKERKAIFDTLVAQDDLVLNNENDCKLALETLFSIDKEDTDIKYLKQQILRIYESFYPFEKDPINFVFRWSLTYLDFIYYKDT; encoded by the coding sequence ATGAACATTGATGATTGGGCTAAAGAGTTCTTCAGTGCTGTAAATGAGGAGAACATACTAAAACGACGTGAATCTAACACAACTGAGTTTAAGGAAATATTTGATTGGAAAAGTAAGGAGTTCAAGTCAAATATTGCAAGAACCGCTGCAGCTTTTTCTAATCGCGATGGCGGTGTAATTATCTTTGGTGTGGCAGACCGACCTCATACTGTCGTAGGGGTAGATAATTATGAATCCGTTGATGACGCTGACATTTCTGTTTGGTTCAATGAGCTTTTCTCGCCGTCAATAGAATTCTCTAGAAGTACATTGCAATGTGGTACATCGACAATAGGAATTCTGCAAATCTTCGAGTCTAGAAACAAACCAATCATATGCATAAAAGACTCAGCAAAGACTTTCGACTCTGACATTTACTACAGGTATTCTGCAAGATCATCAAAAATCAAATCTGGCGATTTGATATACCTCCTTAACGACATTAAGGAGAATGAGAAGGTAGTTTGGCTTAAGTTTCTTTCGAATATTGCTCAGGTGGGTATTGAAAACATAGCATTACTTAACTCAGTTACAGGTGAACTTAGCTCTGCTAACAATACATTCCTTATTGATGAATCCATCCTCGGCCAGATTCAGGTTTTGGACAAATACTCCGAAAGTCATGAAGGAGCGCCAGCTGTAAAGATTATTGGTGACGTAGTTGACTCCGCAATGGTTGTAGAGAAAACAAAAAATATCTTTGAAGAAGACATTTTTGAAGCTTTCCTTACAGAAAGTTGCTCTGCAAAAGGCATTGATTATATCTCTTCAATTTGCACTATGAACTCAGAAATGTACCCACTATATTACTTTCTTAACTTAGATTCAGTGAAAAAAGAAGAAAGGTATAGTTATGTAGAACATATAGAAACTAGGTTTAAAAATAGAAATAGAGTGCTATCTAGGTTATCTGATGATGGCAAGATAAAAAGCAAGAAAGCACAATATTCACTTACTAGTATGGGTGTTGGTAAAGAAAGAAAGGCTATCTTCGATACCCTAGTTGCGCAAGATGACCTTGTGCTGAACAATGAAAACGACTGTAAACTTGCTCTCGAAACACTATTTTCAATAGACAAAGAGGACACTGACATTAAGTACTTAAAACAACAGATTTTAAGAATCTATGAGTCCTTTTATCCATTTGAGAAAGATCCCATAAACTTTGTTTTTAGGTGGTCATTAACATATTTAGACTTCATTTATTACAAAGATACTTAA